In Longimicrobiaceae bacterium, the genomic window GTGCAGGAGGCCGCCCCCGCGCCCGTGCGCGAAGCCGGCGAGGAGCTGGCCGGCCGCATCCCCGGCGCCGTCGTCGTGCAGACCATCGGCCGCACCGCCGTCCTCTACCGCCCCGACCCCGACAAGCCGGAGATCCAGCTCCCCCGCGCCTGACTTCGGGAGATGCGCATCCCCGCGCTCGAAACACCAAAGCGGCTCCGCCGGCCATCACGGCGACGGAGCCGCTCTGTT contains:
- the yhbY gene encoding ribosome assembly RNA-binding protein YhbY, with amino-acid sequence MTPLSPKQRAHLRSLAHHLKPVLHVGKEGVTDAAVHALEEAFNTRELLKVKVQEAAPAPVREAGEELAGRIPGAVVVQTIGRTAVLYRPDPDKPEIQLPRA